TCGGAGTGATTGCCGCAGAATCGAAACCCAATGTGCTGTTTATTGCTGTGGATGATTTGAAGCCCTGGCTGGGGTGTTATGACCATCCTGTGGTGAAAACGCCGAATATTGACCGTCTGGCGGCATCGGGCACGGTCTTTCGGAATACCTATTGCCAGGTCGCGTTGTGCGGACCGAGCCGAATGAGTGTGTTGACCGGGCTGCGACCGGATACGACCGGAATTTACAGCATGGGATCGGGCTGGGCGTCCCAGCAGATCGGAGCGGCCCGGGAGCGGGTGCCGGGACTGAAGACGATTCCTCAGTATTTTAAGGAACACGGATATACATCGCTTGGGTTCGGCAAGGTGTTTGATTCGCGGAATACCGATAAGCATCAGGATGCGGTCAGCTGGAGTAATAAAGGCGGCGTCCGGTGGGATTGGAATACGGACCTTTATCCACTTAAACCGGTTGGCGGCGGCTATCAGGACCCGGTGACCCGGAAAATCCTAGATGAGGCGTATAAGGAAGTGACGCGCCTCAAAATGGAAAAGCCGCAACGCACGGCCTATCTCTCAACCATCGAAGGTGCACGTCCGGTTTGTGAGGCACTGGATCTTCCTGACGAAGCCTATGCCGAGGGCAATGTGATGACCGCGCCGGCGTTGGAGGTGATCCGCCAGCATAGCAAAAACGGTAAACCTTTTTTCCTGGCGGTGGGCTACTACAAACCGCATCTGCCGTTTGTTGCACCGAAGAAATACTGGGATCTATATGATCCGGAAGAGTTTGAGATTGAACCCGTTCAGGTTTATCCGAAAGACGGCGTTGCTGTGGCTGAAACGGACTATATTGAAGCGCGCGGATTTCATCCGGTGCCGGAAGAAGGGCCGATTCCGGAAGCGCTGCAACGCCATATGCTGCATGGCTATGCGGCCTGTGTCTCCTATGTCGACGCCCAGGTGGGAAAACTGCTCCAGGCCTTGGAAGAATCCGGGGTCGCCGATAATACAATCATCTGTCTTTGGGGGGATCATGGATTCCATTTGGGAGACAAACAGGTGTGGGGCAAGCATACGAACTATGAGCAGGCCACCGAGGCGCCTCTAATTATTTCTTCGCCGGCGATTCCCGGAGGTGTGGTCGAGGATGCCGCCATGACCGAACTGGTGGATCTCTTTCCAACGCTGTGCGAATTGGCGGGATTGGAAGCACCTGAAAAAACCGATGGACGTAGCCTTGCGGGAATTATGCGGGGTGAGGAGCTGGATGCGGGTAAAAGTGCGATCAGTCAGTACATGCGTCAGGATGAAGAGCTTGGTTCCGTGATGGGCTGGGCCATGCGCACGTCGCGATACCGCTATGTGGAGTGGCGCCGTATTGTTAACGATGATGGAAATGTAACCTGGTCCGGGAATGTTGTTGGTTGTGAGCTTTATGACTATAAGAACGATCCGAATGAAACAAGGAACCTTGCGACCTCCATTGAACATCGGGGAGTGATGACCGAATTACAGCAGGAATTTGACCGGGTGATGCCGCATCTACCCGATAGGAGTCTGGATACATGCGATCATTGAGCAGTTTATTATTGGGATCAGCTCTGCTGACGGTTTGTGGTGCCTGCCTCGCGGAGAGGTCGCGCCCGAATATCATCATCCTGCTGGCAGATGATCTGGGCTACGGTGAGCTTGGATGTTATGGGCAGGAAATGATTCAGACCCCGACAATTGATGCGTTGGCGGCCAAGGGACTTAAGTTTACAGATTTCTATGCCGGCACCTCGGTTTGCTCGCCTTCCCGAGGGGTCTTAATGACCGGTATTCATGCGGGGCACGCCACCATCCGTGGCAATAAGGGATTTTATCAGGTCAATGGTTCGTGGGACCGGGTGGCCTTGAAAAAGAGCGAAATCACCATTGCGGAAATGCTCCGGGATGCCGGGTATCAGACGGCCTTTGTCGGGAAATGGCATTTGGGCATTCCGGAAGATGTATCGACCTGGGCATCGGGGCGTGGCTTTGATTTTGCGGTTCAGGAACAGTGGGGGCCTAAAGCGGAGGGGGGCGAGTTCGATGAGCGGGATCACCAGGTGAATGGCCGTGAAGAGGTGATATTCCACGACTATACCCAATACGACTGTCTGGATGAGTTCCGCACGGACATTATGCTCAAATTCCTGGATGAGCAGCGAGATCAGGAAAAACCGCTGTTCCTCTTTATGTCCTATCGCAGTCCGCATGCGCATGAGTTTTATCTCCGTGAAACGGAAAACTATAAGGATCGGGGCTGGCCGGAAATCGAGCGTCGTCATGCATCACGAATAACGATGCTGGATGAACAGATTAAGCGACTCCTCGCTAAGCTGGAAACCATCGGTGATATGGAAAATACTTTTATTTTATTCACCAGCGACAACGGGCCTCATCGCGAGCATAAACATGACCACACCTTTTTTAACAGTGCCCAGGGTCTCAATGGATATAAGCGCGATATGTATGAAGGGGGCATTCGGGTGCCGGGCATCGTCTACTGGAAAGGTAAATCGCAGGTCGGCGTAAGCGATCATCCTGCCATCTTTTATGATGTCATGCCCACGCTCGCGGATGTTGCCGGCATTGATGTTCCGGAACAGACTGATGGCATTTCTTTTCTGCCTGAGGTGATGGGGACTCCTCAAAAAGAACATGATCTCTTATACTGGGAACTCCAGCATGCCAGCGGGAAGGAGAGCGGCTTCCGTCAGGCGGTTCGCAAAGGGGATTGGAAGGCGGTGCGATATGCTAACAAAGGGCGGACGGAACTCTATGATTTAAAAATCGATATCAACGAAACAACAGATGTGGCGGACCTGCATCCGGAAGTGGTTGAGCGGATGAACCGGATTCTTACGCAGAAAAGCGAAAAGACCGAACTGTATCCGTATGCCGGCGGTCCGGGGCAGTGAGGTCCACTAGATTACCAGGCTTTAACAAGGTTGTTAAGGAGAGAGCATAATGCGCAGCTATATTGGAATTTTGATTTTTACTTTGGTGGGCAATCTACTGGCGCAGCAACGTCCGAATGTGGTTGTGGTGCTGGCCGATGATTTGGGGCCGGGCGATATCGGGTTTTATCATCGACAACGGACCGGCGAAAAAGAGCTGATTCCTACACCGAATATGGACCGTCTGATTGCTGAGGGCATGCGGTTTGATGATGCCCATTCCGCTGCACCGCTCTGTGCGCCGAGCCGCTTCGGTATGCTGACCGGCAGCTATTCCTATCGAAACTATAAACCGTTTGGCGTTTGGGGCTCGTGGGAGAAGACGGGCCTTGCTCCTCGTTTTACAACCTCCGGAAAAATTGCGCAGGCGGCAGGATATGCGACGGCCTTTTTCGGCAAGTCGGGCATGGGCGGTGATTTTAAGGTGGTTGATGCTGAAACAGACTTTGCGTGGAAGGATCGATATAAAAAATATGATCTGGCGCGTCGGACCAACGGGCCGAACCAATGGGGATTTGACTATTCCTTTGAGCTGCCGAGCGGAATTCAGAATCATCCCTTTGCTTTTTATGAAAACGGGCAATGGATGCCGCTGAAACCGGACTCCGAATGGAAGATGATCGGACCGAAGCAGAATGCCTATGATATTTCCCGGAAACACAATGATTTGACGCAGGTAGGGGATTCCAATTGGGATCCGACCTTGGCGGGACCGTTGTTGGCTGAAAAAGCCAAAGCCTTTATTGAGCGACAGGTGAAGACGTCGCCGACTCAACCGTTTTTTATGTATTACTGCACTCAGGCTGTGCACATTCCGCATACGCCGCCGAAGGAACTCAATGGGGTAAAGATTGCGGGGACCACACCCGGGCCGCACGGCGATATGATCAAGGAGCTTGATGCCCAGGTCGGTGTGCTGATCCAGACCTTGGAAAAAGCGGGCATTTTCGACAATACGCTGTTTATTGTAACTTCCGATAACGGCGGGCTGGCGGCCGATCCCGAAGCGGAAAAACTCGGGCATGATCCAACGAACGGCTGGAACGGCCTAAAAGGCGCCGTGCGTGAAGGGGGCCACCGTGTACCTTTTATGGCCACGTGGCCCGGCGTAATAGAGCCGGGCACTCAATCGGGCGAGACGATCAGTGCGCTGGATGTGGTGGCGACGCTGGCGGCGGTGTGCGGTCAGGAAATTTCTCGAAATCAGGTAATGGACTCCGTGAACCTGCTTCCGCTCTTGAAACAGGAGAAGGGGGCCAAAGGGCATGCGGTACTGGTGCATTATTCCCAGGGTGGAAGTGCTGCCCTACGGCAGGATGAATGGAAGCTACATGTGTACGGAAAAAATCTGACAAATCTTAAGCCGAAACTGCTCTATAATCTTGAAAGCAACCCGCAAGAGGATGAGAGCAAAAATCTCCTGAATAATCCCGAATATGCCGAACGGGCGGAGCGGATGCTGCAAACCCTCCAGGAATGCATAAAAGGGCCTACGGCTGAGTTATAACGGCACTGGCATCTTCGTGAAAAACGCGCGTGTGACATTCGTCTGCGCGCGTTTTTTGATTTCGACCTAGAGATTCCTCTAGTAGACGAATCTGCATCATAAGACCAACCTATAGATAAGTTTGAGCAAAGTTAGACGCTGGGGTCTGAAGTGTGTTGTTCCATGATGAAAAAAGGATGGGTTATGAAAATGCTGAAAAAATGTGCGATAGTTTTAGGTTTTATTTCTCTGGCAGGAATGGTTCAGGCTGCGGTGGTCAGTAATCTGCTGCAAAATGCCGATTTTGAAGCATTGGACGGAGCCGCCAACGAGCCGAATGACGGCGATACGCCCTGGAATGCCATAGAGGTTCAGCCTTGGATTGTTGCAGGCCGGATAGATGAAGCCCATAGCGGAACCCAGGCGGTTAAGGTGGTGAACTATAATAAAGGTACCATCACCCAGAATACGGGCGTGCTGCTTGAGTCGAATACGGCCTATGAGGCCTCGGCCTGGATTCTCACAGGCGGTCTTGAACACGCATCTCAAACCGATCCTCCAGAACTCACCATCTCTTTATATGCTACAACAAACGGGAATCCGGTTGGACCTTATGTTTATCAGGCGGGCTTCTTTTTCGATCAGGCCAATACGACCAACGATACATGGGAGAAAGTTACGGGTATCCTTGAGTCATCAAGTTCGGCACTTCAGGACGTTGTCGGTGAATATATTCAGCTGCGTTTTATTAAAACTGACAGTGGTGATTCGGGAGACGTCAGTTCGTATGAATTGTTCATCGATGATGCGGAATTCGGAGTGTATTCGCCGGAAGCCCCGCCGGTCGGTTTGCTGCTCGGGTACCATACGGGCATTGGAACCAATTATGACTATGCGGTCACCGGCGTAGAAGGATCTCTTTTCGGAGCAAGTTTTGACGGAAGCGTAATTGAAGCTTCTGCGGGATCATCCGATGGAACATATGGTACGTTATCCGGAGCTTCCGTGCTGCGGACCGGGTACAAGGTTCGGGAAGGGACTACAAATACAAACAGTCGGGTGGATGTCCGGATCAAGAATAATACAGGCAGTCCGCTCCAGCTCGAGTCAATCAGTTTTGATTATGGACGGATGTATGAAGCCAGTCCTCAGGACATCACACTCAGCTATGCCTATGGAAATCTCAATGAGATGGACAATACCGAAATTTTCACAGCAACGAACCTGGCAGTGACCGGCCAATACGGTGACTACCATGACTTCGACATTCCGTTGACCAATCTGAATGATGTTGTTCTTGGAGATGGTCAGCAGGCTACGTTCCGTCTCTCCATCGATAATGCAGCGGGACCCTGGGACAGAGGTGCGTTCGACAATATCGCTATCATGGGCATCTCGTCTACGGAAGCATGGTTTGTTGCTACCGAACCATCCGCTGCGGACCAGGTCCGGCTGATCGTTTATGCATCGGGTGATCTCAGCCAGATCTATCTGGTAGGCCGTGATAGTCTTTCTGATGGCAATTGGGCTTATACGGGGCATTCTGACGATGGAACGAGCTCCTATGTGATCACCAATCTGACTCATTCAACGACCGACGGTACTAATCGTTTCATTTATGTGGATGGAGCAGAAGCGAAGAATTTTTACGGATTGGAATATTAAGCGGTCCGATTGATTCGATTTTTATAAGCATACAAGAGCGCCGTTATTTAAGCTGTAGCGGCGCTTTTTCTGAGAGGGAAAGATAATGATGAAGAAACATAATTCAGCGGTTTTATCTCTCCTGTTTATCTCAGCGGCCGGTATATCCGGAGCAACCACCAACTGGATCGATGATGCTTCATTTGAAGCCCTGAGCGGTTGGGACCAGCCGAATCCGACCAATACAACCGGCTGGATTTCTTCCGAAACGGGCAATACCGCAAACTGGGGCTGGGTTTCGCGCGAAGTATCCATTGTGAAAAGCGGAGATCAGGCGCTGCGTTTCACCCATTGGGCGGGGGATGCTTCGGCGTATCAGAATCTGGGGCTGACCATCGATTCAAGTAAGACCTATGAAATCAGCTTTGCCATGCGGTTGGATAATCAATCCGCGAATCCTGCGCAAACGAACGATACGGTTATCGGTGTTGTCATTTCAACGAGTCCGGCGTTGGGCGGAACCTATAGCTGGAGTGGAAAATCCATCTATAATCTGGCTCCTTCCACGACCGGGGTTTGGGAAACGATTACCCTGCATATCGACGGATCAGATCCGCTGCTGGCGGAGGAGCAGGGGGAATACATTCAGTTTCAACTGAAAAAATTCCAGGCCGCGAAAAATTCGGAATACCAGATCTTTATTGATGATGTTTCTTTTCGTGAATTCCCGGCGCCGGATGGCGTGGTATCCATTGATCCTTCTGTGGACACCCACGAGGTTTCCGGCATGGCGATGGGCGGCGGGCTGGTCTATTCCTGGTATCCGGATGCACTGTTTGACGATGGTGAGATGGCGCACATCATCAAGGATATCGGCATCGGTGGTCTGCGCTGGCCGGGCGGGGCTGTTGTGACCTATTACCATTGGGACGACCTGAATGGACAGGGGTGGCAGGATCACTGGAACCCGAACTATGATCGCGCCGATGACCTGCCGGCGCACATGTTCCAGGATCTGGATGAATACTTGGAATTGATCGATGAAACCGGCGCGGAAATTATGCTCGGCGTCAATATGAGCTCCGGCATTGAATGGGATCGTGAAGCGGAAGCCATTGCTGAGGCGAGCAACCTGATGGTTTATGTGCAGCATCAGGGCTATGACGTAAACTATATTTATTTTGATAACGAAAATTTTCAGGATGGAAATAACTACAACCGCGATGATGATAACGATGGCGAAGCGTGGACACCCGAGCTCTATGCCGAAAAGTTTAATCTTTATGCGGCCGCGGTGAAAGCCACCTTCCCGGACGCCAGGTTAATCGCCAATGCGCATAACAATGTAAATGGATCCCGATTTTTATCCGACATGCAGATCATGTTGGGCATTGCCGAATCCAACATTGATTTAGTGGATGTGCACTATTACTGGTCGTGGGATACGGCCACATGGGATATCTGGAAATCGCAGTTGCCCATGCAGCGCGGGGGTGGACAGACCTTTAAGGAAACCGTGGAATATGCCAACAACCTGTTTGTTTCTGAGGGATATCCCCATGTGCGTTTAGCTATTCTGGAATGGAACATTGCGCCGGGGCCGTGGGAGACCGATCCGAATCATACCAAATTTAAAACGGCCTTAATGCAGTCGGAAATACAGATGCAGTTCCTGCAGGCCGGACTGGATATCGGCATGCTGTGGGCATTGGATGTTCCGTCCGTAGATCCTGCAAGTGATCGGCATGCCATTCATAACGGCGATCCAAATGCCTCCGCGCTCTGGATGTGGATGTTTTCTAAAGCCGCCGACCGGACCGTGGTTGAGTCATCATCACCTATATCGGGGGTATACATACTTTCCGCGAAGGGCGATGACGGCTCGCTGGTTACATGGCTGCTGAATAAAACCGATGTGGAGTATACCCTTGAGATGAACACGGTCGGCTTTACGGTTAACGAGGTGTCCGAAGCCTGGACCTTGGTTGACGAGGGCGATGGACGAGGTTCGCTTGCGGTACTTGATGTGTGGGATGTGAACGGGAAAAAACAAAGCACCTTTCCTGCAAATTCGCTGAGCATGATCGGTTGCAACTATGCAACAAACCCTGTTCCTGAACAGCCGGTTATTACATCGGAAATTGCTGAGCCGATATCTGAGGGGCTATTGCTGGCCTGGGATGGGGGTTCCGAGACTCCGGCGTTCGTTGCGACCGGGATCAACGGATCGCTTGCAAGCAGTACTTTTTATGAGATCGATGATACGGCAGGCTCAACGGATGGAAGCTACGGCAGCGCGTTTTCCACCGCTGCCACCGAGGCATCGGCATTTGCCGTGCGCGAGGTAGAAGGGGCGGATAGGGTAACTTTCACGCTTAAGAATGAAACCGGGCTGCCTTTACGTTTGGATGCCGTTCATTTTGATTATGCCGCATGGTGGGAGGATTCTCCTCATGACATAGCTTTGCTTTATGGATCCGGCGACCTGGAAGGGGTCACCAATCAAACGGATATTCAGACCGTCACGGGACTATCGAGCACGGGTAAAAAGAATAATTACGCCGACTTTGACTGGACGCTCTCCGGACTGCCCGATCGGGTACTCGCACATGGGGAAGTCGTGAATTTAAACCTCGTGGTTTCCAACTCCGGGGCGGAATGGGCCAACGGTGCTTTTGATAACCTGGCCCTATCCGGCGGGACGGTTTCGAATTCTGCCGATACCGTGCTGATTTCGTGGCGGGCGGAGACCGGAACCAAATATGAAGTCATGGAGTCCGCGAACCTGCTTTCCAATGATTGGAACTCCGCATCCGGAATACTCATTGAAAATTCCGGGGATATTTCTGTGCCTGTGGAGCTGAAGACCCCTTCATTTTACCGGCTTGAAATCGAGCCGTAACCGAATTAAATCCCATTTTTTTTTATGCAATGTATGAGGGTATCCCGATTTCAGGGATGCCTTTCTTTGTACGTATGACTGGCGACTGTTGCCGCTCATAAATCGTACTGCTTCACCTCCTACTATCAGTCCCTGGACCCGACCTAGAGGTTCCTCTAGGTGACAGGATCTATAGCCACGCGTTATCTTATCCGAGTAATTGCTGAAAGAAGTGTCTTGGCTGCATGTGTGAGGTATGGGCGGGTAGCCCTGATTAACGTTCATGGGCCAGGTAGTGAAAAAAGAAACCAAACAGGAGAGAAGAGATGAAGAGAGGTATAATAGCATTGTTATGCGCTGTATTACTGGCCGGTGTTGGAGCCGCCCATGGGCAGGTGTTCGTGTATGACTCGGAGAACAATGATTATGTCACCGCGAATAAGGATTTTAGTGCCACACCAACCTCATGGCAGAATTATGAATCCGCACCGGCAAGCGACTATACGGGACCTTCGTTTTCGTATGCCGGCGTGAACTCCGATTCAGTCCAACTTAACCAAGCGAGACTTTTGGCGAATGATCGGCTGCAAATGAACGATAATACCAATTTCCACTATATGGTCGCGTTTGATTTTCCGGCATCCGCGGTGAAAACCATCACGACGCAAGGGTCTACATTTGGTGTCGGGGTGGCGGGTGACGATACCTACCTGATCCTGCATGACAGTACGCAAGGTCCTGCGGATGGGTGGTACGCCACCCTGCTGCACTCGAGAACGACGGTCAGCACATTTGAATATACCGTAGAAGTTGCGGATGCCACGTGGTATGCGTTCACTCCATCCACCGTTAATGGTACGGTTCCGCTCGGAACCATCGGTTCCGTGGTTGATGTATCGATCATCACTGGCGGAACGTTTGATGAGGCCGGGTACTATGCGGATGTTTATGACAATAATGCCGGTGCTATCAACCATTACCTCTGGTCCTTGGTGGTCTATGAACCTTCCGCGGATGCTTCGCTTGAACTCGGGGAATTATTGCCGCTATATGTGGAAGATGCATCCGGTGTAGTGACCGGAACGGTTGCGGTTTCCTACGTTGAAGGAATTCCGGCCACCAACGTAACGATCTCCGCAGTTTCCGTTGTGGATCAGACTCATCCGGGCGCGTTCGCCAATATAACAGCTTTACCGCTGAATCTCATCGCCCCGGCTCCGGCAACGGAAGACGTCTCTATTGAATTCGACAACTCAACAGCGGGGCTTTCAAACGGCCAAACCGCCACCGGCGTGGTGCAGATTATTTGGAACGAAGTCGGTTCAGCTTCCAGTTCCACTTCCAGTGTGCCGGTCAGTGCGACCCGTCTGGCGATTAACCAAGGCAACACCATCGCGATTTTCGACCATACCGGTTCAACTGCAAATCCCGCTCTTCAGGGTTTGGTGACAAGGATCTCCAATGGGTACGGTACGGTAACCGGCCAGGGATCGACCGACGGCAGCTATGGAACGCTTCCGGGCGATGCACGCACCGATGGCGGTTGCTACCGGGTTTCGTTGACCTACCCGGTTGTCTCGGTGGCCATCACCAACGAGACGGGATTCGACTGCACCTTCGATTCGCTCCATTTCGATGCCGCGAAACAGTATGCCAAGGGACTGAAAAAAGTGGAGGTATCGATTTCGGGCGATGTGACCAGCGGTCCGCTTTTCACAAACACCGTGGATCTGACCCAGTTCGCCGGCACGGTCGGTGACTATGACGACTTCGACATCGACCTGACCGGTCTGGCCGACCGCACCCTCGCGCATGGCGAAAGTGCTTTGATCGAATTCACCTTCTTCGACGGCGACCCGTCCAACTCCAATGCGGTTAGTTGCATCGACAATATTGCGCTGCTGGGGTCCGGTTCGAACGGTGCCGGCCTGACGAGGGTGCCCGGCGGATGGATCAGCATGGACATTTCCGGACTCGATCTGGGCTCCAGCCAACTGATCGAAATGTTCTACACCGAAGGCGATTCGGCAACCAACATCGTGATAACCGGTGTATCGTTTGCAGACGAAACGCATCCGGGATCGTTCAGTTTTTCAGGCTCCCTTCCGGTGGAGCTCGCAACGGCGGAAACGACCAACACCATTGTCACGCTGGTATTCGATAACACCGTGGCTAATGTCGCAGCCGGCACCTCCGCCTCCGCGGTGATGGAGCTCACGTGGAATGAAAAAGGGCTGCCGTCCCGTGTCTTCGAGATCAACGTGTATGCCTGGCGTCCGGCCGATGTGCCGTCCACGACTAATGTGATCGCTCTGCTTGATACGGAATTCCTGACTGCAGATGCAGCGGTGAACGGCGTCAAGGCCGTTATGAGTGGAGCCGGAAGTCTCCAATACAATGAACGGGGCTCGGAAGACGGAACCTATGGTTCCATCTCGTCCAATGTGTTGGTTGCCCCGGTCACCACATCCATGTGGCAGCTCAACAATATAAATAACTCGGCCATGCTGACGTTCACCAACACGACCGTGGCCGATACTGTACTTTCGTCGCTCCACTTCGACATCGGCCGCTGGTATGCCGCTTCCGCAGACGGTTTCACGCTCTCCGTTTCCGGAGATGTGACTGCGGATCCGGCGTTGCTGTACTCCAGTCTGACGGTGCTGGGCTTCCAGAACTATGACTTCGATGATCACGATGTTGATCTGACTGGTCTGGCGGATCATACTCTGGCGGCCGGTGAGTTCGTGACCTTCACCGTCACCTTGGATCCCAAGCCAGAGTCACCGTTCAACAATACCTGGATCGACAATGTCGCATTGCTGGGCACCTTCGATGTATTCGGCGGATGGGCGAACGATGAAGGGCTGACCAAAGGCGTCAATGACGGTCCGTATGATAATCCGGATGGTGACGGCAAGGACAACTTCATGGAATTCGCGACCGGCGGCGATCCGCTGGTGGCGGACGGAGCGGCCGCGGCCATGTGGCAGGCTGAAGACGGCGGAACCAACTGGCTCTACCATGTGCATGGACAGCGACAGGATGATGCCAGCCTGACCTACGGTGTAGGTACCAAAGAAAATCTTCAATACGATCCGTCTTGGGATAGCGGCGATGTTGAACAGGTCGGTGCTTTAACAGGTCCCGGTCTCTGGAAGACCATCACCAACCGAACCGATACAGGCGCGACCGCTAAATTCATCGGTCTGGAGGTTCAGCAAAACTAAGTTTCATCATTACTAGCTGTGAAAACAGCGCCCGCCTTGCGGTCTCCTCCGCAAGGCGGTTTTTTGTTTTCAGGGGATGAATGAAGAGGGTGGAGACGTTTTGATGTTGGATTATCTGACTGCGTTTTACCTAGTGGTTTCTACAGTAGTTGTCGTGTGCGCCAGCGTGTATCTTATGTATGGTGTATACGTGTGAAAATCGTGAGTTAGAGGTGACGGGAAATAGACAATGAAAACATGGATGATGATGGCGATACTATCGCTGGGTGCTTCAGCTCTGGCTGAGCGCAGTACGATCAATTTTAATGAAGATTGGCGATTTGCCCGTTTCGGGGCCATGCCGGATGGTTCGGAAAGGGCAGAACCTGAGGGGTTGGAAAGCGC
This DNA window, taken from Pontiella desulfatans, encodes the following:
- a CDS encoding sulfatase-like hydrolase/transferase, producing MRSLSSLLLGSALLTVCGACLAERSRPNIIILLADDLGYGELGCYGQEMIQTPTIDALAAKGLKFTDFYAGTSVCSPSRGVLMTGIHAGHATIRGNKGFYQVNGSWDRVALKKSEITIAEMLRDAGYQTAFVGKWHLGIPEDVSTWASGRGFDFAVQEQWGPKAEGGEFDERDHQVNGREEVIFHDYTQYDCLDEFRTDIMLKFLDEQRDQEKPLFLFMSYRSPHAHEFYLRETENYKDRGWPEIERRHASRITMLDEQIKRLLAKLETIGDMENTFILFTSDNGPHREHKHDHTFFNSAQGLNGYKRDMYEGGIRVPGIVYWKGKSQVGVSDHPAIFYDVMPTLADVAGIDVPEQTDGISFLPEVMGTPQKEHDLLYWELQHASGKESGFRQAVRKGDWKAVRYANKGRTELYDLKIDINETTDVADLHPEVVERMNRILTQKSEKTELYPYAGGPGQ
- a CDS encoding sulfatase, encoding MKKIVYMFAVLAVSVGVIAAESKPNVLFIAVDDLKPWLGCYDHPVVKTPNIDRLAASGTVFRNTYCQVALCGPSRMSVLTGLRPDTTGIYSMGSGWASQQIGAARERVPGLKTIPQYFKEHGYTSLGFGKVFDSRNTDKHQDAVSWSNKGGVRWDWNTDLYPLKPVGGGYQDPVTRKILDEAYKEVTRLKMEKPQRTAYLSTIEGARPVCEALDLPDEAYAEGNVMTAPALEVIRQHSKNGKPFFLAVGYYKPHLPFVAPKKYWDLYDPEEFEIEPVQVYPKDGVAVAETDYIEARGFHPVPEEGPIPEALQRHMLHGYAACVSYVDAQVGKLLQALEESGVADNTIICLWGDHGFHLGDKQVWGKHTNYEQATEAPLIISSPAIPGGVVEDAAMTELVDLFPTLCELAGLEAPEKTDGRSLAGIMRGEELDAGKSAISQYMRQDEELGSVMGWAMRTSRYRYVEWRRIVNDDGNVTWSGNVVGCELYDYKNDPNETRNLATSIEHRGVMTELQQEFDRVMPHLPDRSLDTCDH
- a CDS encoding sulfatase family protein — translated: MRSYIGILIFTLVGNLLAQQRPNVVVVLADDLGPGDIGFYHRQRTGEKELIPTPNMDRLIAEGMRFDDAHSAAPLCAPSRFGMLTGSYSYRNYKPFGVWGSWEKTGLAPRFTTSGKIAQAAGYATAFFGKSGMGGDFKVVDAETDFAWKDRYKKYDLARRTNGPNQWGFDYSFELPSGIQNHPFAFYENGQWMPLKPDSEWKMIGPKQNAYDISRKHNDLTQVGDSNWDPTLAGPLLAEKAKAFIERQVKTSPTQPFFMYYCTQAVHIPHTPPKELNGVKIAGTTPGPHGDMIKELDAQVGVLIQTLEKAGIFDNTLFIVTSDNGGLAADPEAEKLGHDPTNGWNGLKGAVREGGHRVPFMATWPGVIEPGTQSGETISALDVVATLAAVCGQEISRNQVMDSVNLLPLLKQEKGAKGHAVLVHYSQGGSAALRQDEWKLHVYGKNLTNLKPKLLYNLESNPQEDESKNLLNNPEYAERAERMLQTLQECIKGPTAEL